The genomic interval AGAAGGTCCGATTCGATACATCAGAGCCGGAGAGTATCAAGTTCATGGCAAGAGAGATAATGGTACTACGGAAGCTGAATCATCCTAATGTAATCAAGCTTGAAGGGCTTGCCACATCAAGAATGCAATATAGTCTTTATCTGGTTTTTGATTTCATGCAAGCAGACTTGACCAAAGTTATCTCCCGTTCGGGACAGAAGCTCAATGAGGCACAGGTTTGCATTGCCCTTCATGTTCCTTACATTTACCATAGGTTTACTTTTTTCAGAAGTTAAAGAAACACATAGATAGGCATGACATTAGTGTCTTGCATACAGGTCAAATGCTATATGCAACAGTTGCTTTCTGGGCTACATCACTGTCATGAGGTGGGGGTTTTACACCGTGACATTAAATCTTCCAATCTGTTAGTAGATAGAAGTGGAAGACTCAAAATTGCAGATTTTGGGCTCGCGAATTTCTTTCCTCCTAAACAAAAGCATCCTCTTACAAGCCGAGTTGTGACACTCTGGTATAGAGCTCCAGAGCTTTTGTTAGGCTCAACGGATTATGGAGTTGGTATTGACCTTTGGAGTGCTGGATGTCTATTGGCTGAGATGTTCATTGGACGACCATTCATGTCAGGCAGAACAGAGGTAAACATCTTAAATTTTTATTCCACAATCATCAACATTCAACAGGTAAGGAAGTTATTAGTATCAATTCATTATTCTCTCTAAAAATTAATCTGTGTTTTGCTTCTTGTCTTTTGTTTACTTGCTTATTTTTCATGATCAGCTTTATGAAAATCATATCTGTTCAAGCCACAAATAAAAGTTTTTCGTAAGATGTTCTTGAACACCTACAAATTTTGTCTTGGTTATTGTTTTGCAATCAGGTTGAGCAACTTCATAAGATCTTTAAGCTTTGTGGTGCACCGTCAGATGATTACTGGAAAAAAATGAAACTACCAACAAGTTTTAGGCCACCTCAGCATTACAAACCTACTCATGAAGAAGTCTTCAGAAATTTTCCTGACTCTTCTTATGGTCTCTTGACTCAACTTCTTGCTTTAGACCCAGTAAACCGAGGCACTGCTGCTTCTGCTCTTCAAAGTAATGTGAGTACAGAGAATGTTTACCCCTTCCATTTTTTTGGGTGAAAGATGGAAGATTTTGTCATAAACTGTGTAAGAGAAGTAGGATGGAAAAAGAGAAAAGTTAATCACATCtttatataagtatatatgATAGAAGAACAAATAGTGCTTGAGACAACTATTGAATATGAAGAGAAACATATCAATCTGTCAGTTCATGAAGATTGTTTAGAGGATTAGCCCTTTCATTAGTACTTTCAACGAGTCTAGAAgaaaaacaagaagattataaatACAGAAAGAATTTGCCACATATAGAAGTACAACTTTGTTAATAAACTCTTCTGCAATTTCCCTTTTGATTTTTTAAAGGACTTGGGTCAATTATACTATTTCTTTCTGGTTTCAGTTCTTTTGTACAAGTCCCTTGGCGTGTGAACTTTCAGCACTACCAGTTATTTGCACGGAAGAGAATGAAGCAACTCAAACCAATGAAAAGAAGTATTTTACTTTGTAACTTAACCTTTCACATTAAATGCTTCTTTCTATTTGAATATAGGATATGGAAAGAAAGCTACAATAGAAGGTTAAGTTTCAAAGTATTGAATATATTTTAAGATGAataatgtttattttcatttatattttttaaggaaaaaccTTGACTGGAAGACTACCATGGTCATTAGCTTGTATTTTGAATTGTTTGGGAGGCCACCAGCTCGTAAAATTTTCATTTGCTATCAAAACCAGTGATCCAGGCTCCATTATATGGTGGCTGAAAGTTTATTTTGTTGAGCTAATTGATTctgttttttcttctttcagGCTGAGGAATTCAAGATCAAAGAAATCATCTCAGACAGATCGCAGAACTCGTCGACTGGAGCTACTTCGTGAGCAAGCTAAACGTGCTAATGAACCTTCTGAGGAGGTAAACTTGCACTGATAACTTTCATTTGATGAAATATAGTGCATAGATTTCAGAACAAGTTATTGTAAAAATCTTAATCATGTCTTATTCATTCTAGATTCAATGTATTCTAGGAAAAAGAACTTGGGATGAACTCTAATCTAAATGCTCCTAAATAATATCTATTTTCAAGATTAATTATTTCTCAATGGAGAAACTTTAATCTTGTTACCTATAATTACTAGAAAAGAAGGTAACTGGTTACCCTAAGATTAATTATTAGTACATATTGCTCTAACAAGAGTGGCGTCTCGTAAATATCTAACTACAATAGGACACTTTTAGCTCatagtttttctttttggttttccaGGAAAAACATTCTGATCAACCAAACATGTACAACAACCAAGATACTGGCAACAGTGCAAGTAGCGGTACATCATCAATGAATAAGGAAGTAAGAGGAGAAGAAAATCAGATGATATTCCAGACATATCTATCTCCAATTCTGAAATCTGACCAAAAGAGATTTGCAAGAAGTGAGGCTCATCCCAATGGTCTTAAGAACATTAATTTGGATATTTTTAAGAATGTGAAAGGCTGTACTCTATTAGAGGCCTCAGTCACTGATCTCATTAACCCCAAAGAAGGCAGTGCCTTGACTCAGTATTTCAGGTCCCTTTCTGCTTTGGATTTTCGAAATCGTGATCCTCCTGAAATCTCTGACATATCATTTGGATCACACAAAGAATAATCTTAGTTAGGGCTTGTTattaatattgaattgaattatatattatatttttatataattttatattaaactttaatttatactaaaatattatatatttaattgcttataaaaattaatactatatataattttacataaaaatataaattaattgtattaacaGGACTAAATTTTAATCTTAAAAAAACAACCagactaaaatttaaaattagttgtCATAATATTGTTGGTCAATTAATTGGCATATATACCGTTACTAGcatatcattaaaaaatatttatgttttctTATATTGACAATGACGCACACACTTCTCtagttttttccttttttttcttttttcttttttctgacattttatttttctccCTTCATGCATTAGTAATAATAAGTCTGACTTAACCACTGAAATTGCTTCAGTGGCCATAAAAAAGTGCGTGTGTATTAGAGCGTCCCGGGTTCGAGTCTAGGGTTATCTTTGaaagtaatatataaacgcttaaatcaaaaaaaataataagtctGACTATTCTCTCTcatgatataatatataaaatgacATATCATCataatagcatatatatatatatataattatacttttattttgttgacacatataataaaatatttaatatttattaaaaaaaataattaacttttaaatttttttctttttattttattttttaatttaaaaagtaaatatatattaaataacttcatattcctaattttttttgtattttattaataaataaataaacaatatttaaatttaaataaaatttgatttaTCAAACagcttaataaattattaaaaaaaatatattttttatttttatattagacATTAcaagattaaataaaaaaaattatttttataaaactattttaatagGTTTATGaaataatttgtaaataaattGAATAGTATCTGAAACATCATATaagttacattaaaaaaaaaagtaacctcAAAGTatcttaaacaataaaataacataatatatcctaaaaatataaaaaagaaacaaaaaagtttcttttaatattagtcgtttttttagagacaaaaaaaatatatgtttctcacatagtaaaatgattattttattatttatatatgtgtaaaattctgaaataaaattttttaatgaaaaagtaaccaattgatATCTTATTCACATCAAAAGCAACTATATAATTGCTTTTTCAAAACTCTAAGAAAGCGAAAATTTCTAGAAATGAGATTTTTccagttttttctattttcggtAATTGTTTTGAATTTCGGTATGTATTTCGGTAATTGTTTTGtccaaataattttcttaaaagtattttttataaataaaattaattttaggtataatattaaaaaaacccctaaaaatattgtataaaatacaattcaatataatattatacaatacaatacgatgtAATAAGACGTACCAAACGAACCCTTAGTGAACTATTATTGGGAATATACTTGTTTGTTTGGTATATTGTGTTTGATTGAAtataattttggtattttatatTCTCGCTAATGATACACACTAGCAttgttagactatatatatagtgtatgtaatatagcatatacaaacgatatgaaatgcggaaaacaaactgtaatcatatcaataatatatgcaatgaaaggatggatatacctccagccattgaatctttgagctttagtcccacataagcttgatctgcaaaagaaaccgattgatgtgggtaatcgggcttcctcgctctctcaactctctttagatgaaatttgctgttatgaacataATGAGTGAGGAGcgcggggaccgagaccctatatttataggtgagatactccatcagtatctgcgccacattcattgtcagaatattttgacaattaattcaggaaatcaaatcgggtaatgaatatagaaatatgaccatatatagaatattacataattgattttgtccagattcaatgaatataaaatattcatttatcagaaaatcaattatttattttatttccttaaatagaaatttatttccttaaatagaaatacatttccttaaataaaactattcttatattctcccacttggtcagcatttagactaaaacattcaaacccaaatgttcctcattatataataaacatacgaatcatagcgacatgtcctcattataagtcgagtattatctttcatgtattacgatatatttattatataataatgtacTTAATGTGGCAATGTGCTTGAGCGAATAAACCCTaatccttatgtttattcaggtcctcttacgataattttctcaaacGAAATTacggtgcacataaatatgagaaaatatcgaaattagagtttcattgaataatttttggttgtacaaatataaaaaactgcatataggttaactgaatcccatatttactttatgatccttgaatttgtgtacggcatgcctttagtcaaggatgtgcaatcacccaattcagtttgcgtgattaatgaccacttatcacgcctttttatgactaaattcttaatgtcgatatgctagcttcgaccagtacttttatagttatttagccataaatattgtagctgattttatcgcaaaattttcttaatggcctaatgaaactgtaattctgaactctaggcctactatgaaactctataatacatcatacgagatgtatcctcaaaacaataaatgaatgtgacttctatagtggaaataacaatcaagattctccacAATATAatcttactggtaatcttaaggttgtaataaaatattgatttacgtgaatcaatacaaccagtgaagtacgttagaatctgattggttaactatatttccagatggtcaattcatcttaacaaaatatgtatgaatatgagttttagtatcttaaagacacctcatcattttgtatgaaaaataaagtggtcttaactttagttattctgacactacttaacgatcctgaaacaaatgtaatgcaaagtcttattcaaactcttaggcatacattaggcttctaaaatagaagcaaatgaatgttcttaatttattctcactccagatcatttttcagatgctggttcgagttaaatttatcacacttaaagataaaagttatatcagatgaataatacataattttatttaatcagagatgctatggctactctctaattaattaaaattatatatattatttaaattccttatctcaaaataatattttgagatatgaattatttcaacttatagaaaatttttatcatcatttgcaagtaacatattgtctacgtataaaacaaatattactccctcTAACCTTctgatatataattatttccataattctcttttcaaacctaagggaaaagatgatataataccaatttgtgagatgtttgttttaatctataggtagacactttaagcttgcatatgttcaccacttattagaggaaaatctttatggcagtctgtataccttctcctctagttcactgtttggaattaattaatgaactgaaacgagcaacaaatgccaatgtctataatagaatcttttataaagacaagtgagaatgtaaatctcttttgttattgattcttagttcaaaatgaactttttaacaatgaatattcttttatatctttatgtttctcaatgttgcctaatgagtatttattggtgaaaaacctatgcttaattaatgttctccaccccattaggcaactttactaaagataaactttattgctctttaagatattcattttttcattcatggcatattgtcTTTATCattctttaatttaatttgtgtctcaaattaatattgtagttgaactcttattgtacaaaatgtaatcactagaaaacattgatcttattgttctaataagtcatcttaagggtggaccaacaaactcttaaaagagcaaatggttcaatatgcatgttattttagaaattataagcaattactaaataacataacttattagaattttatcaatgacttgtagattattaatgattagttatgaattctcaataaccattaatcttaagggttgttgtgaatcttaattaatctaacacttgaggtggaagtttgagaaaatatgaatgatctttctcagaaactaggttcctagattgatcactcccactgatcaagtcaattcttaattccacagttctagtgttgtgagatagataataaaatatgtaactcttaaaccttatagcttttcaaatgaaatatgctcatttatggttttgggcccagatcttttctttgacaattgtactctaactatatgtaggtatttataaaatgtgtacatgtcatccagtcggttttcaaccttatcacaactcaaaatatgtttgagaaacaactttggttagaacacgattcgatatgtacacccccattgaagagtatcaatagacaaagatttaggaaagtttGGAGTtggctatgtaggctccaccccatatccaaaaaatgcttagtttcttaaatctgtcacacactataatttgggtgtaccaagcatatgtatcggccaatgaaagaaactttgcaaatagactgcgagtttatccatactcacgaattttaatgtagtattctccattttatatttgatctcactatcttaatatgcaaaatgcaccatttctctacttaagatttaaatgtctttgaaacatataaatctatacttttgtagaaaaattatttatgtgagtaatcgttaaaaatgagatgcaaaattggagtccatgtcttcaaaattaattgacttgtatgatttctaatatgatagaattctagtatgcaccgattttgacttgttggaatacacaTTCTtcatgaaattcacacaagttctaaataaagttagtaaaatcaagtgaatatccccaccatttactaacatttattctatttatggagacaTGTTCCATAatctttggtgctataatgtagaagaattcttattgaTAACATATTTCTTATTgccagattgaacttgcatatctttatgagtgacatcattttatAGTAAAGACctttaaatgtgtctaaatcaagtttcaaaagaagcttggaacataaaggtctttgctaattttaaaacaaagtcactactatattgcttgttccttaaacttctaaatgtgagaagttatcttgtctgtggataagatttgctcacagttactgactttcttaggtttatttgtaaaccttgcaagaaattataaatgtggaataacaatctaaaataattcactatgtgttaataatcacattaactatattagagtgaattcatacacaataaattaaaatttattggtgataataaagtgtgatttatttttcttaattatacagtacaactgtacattttagatgaagttatcagaataaattttggaaatttctactggtatggaagaaatttatgaatagtgatgtaataaaattacatatatagttttgaggtttaaataaatcatgtttttaccaatgaataaacatgcttaaatatgaaatcttattaaacaaaaattgcctgtgggctaaatttttaatttaataagattagatttagatgtagattatgatagatttacacaatttatgaaaaaactttaagtttaatatttctatctcaatgaaaggtatgaaacacttaattatttataaatgtttcaaaattttatactttattataaaattattaaattaaatctacataatttatgtgggataaattaagagaatttaatttaacatattaattatgtaaatataataaaatccttgtagggtaagattattatgttcacataattcatgtccatcatgtgatcttgatccacttaatatatataattttatataattaaggatgctgtggctactccctaattatttaaaatcatgtggttcactagacaccaaagtataaactgaagattaaaattttactaaatccaaaatttcctgtgggctaaattttaaatttaataaaattagatgaactttatgatagatttaattaaacaattagtttagaaaaatgaaggtttattatctatctttaattaaatttgtgataacactattaaattaaatccccataactccctgtggggtaaattaagagaacttaatttaacatattatcctaattaattatacaaatataataaaatccctgtgtggtaaaattattatacctatataattaattacaagttatgttcattaaggtgaattttaattaatatataattttatacaaataaggatgttgtggctactccctaattatataaaattatattttcactttgacattaggtattgggctctacctaa from Cannabis sativa cultivar Pink pepper isolate KNU-18-1 chromosome 4, ASM2916894v1, whole genome shotgun sequence carries:
- the LOC115714900 gene encoding probable serine/threonine-protein kinase At1g54610, encoding MVITDCPFSSKNPSSAGQSIKLSLLIFHRIHYFTPKQFSFTFIHYLVSIESFLPAKQERFREFQLRKMGCIQAKHGDSPTQSRGSVQRLKEKYGYASGSRAEDGSLVTAKQVDKVVVFQTEGAKINVVDLGCGADLEKETSIGGNIKSNSTKTARKNKKKHNIGGDELVNGWPKWLVDNIASEVLAGLIPKSADSYDKLAKIGHGTYSNVYKARDRRTRRIVALKKVRFDTSEPESIKFMAREIMVLRKLNHPNVIKLEGLATSRMQYSLYLVFDFMQADLTKVISRSGQKLNEAQVKCYMQQLLSGLHHCHEVGVLHRDIKSSNLLVDRSGRLKIADFGLANFFPPKQKHPLTSRVVTLWYRAPELLLGSTDYGVGIDLWSAGCLLAEMFIGRPFMSGRTEVEQLHKIFKLCGAPSDDYWKKMKLPTSFRPPQHYKPTHEEVFRNFPDSSYGLLTQLLALDPVNRGTAASALQSNFFCTSPLACELSALPVICTEENEATQTNEKKLRNSRSKKSSQTDRRTRRLELLREQAKRANEPSEEEKHSDQPNMYNNQDTGNSASSGTSSMNKEVRGEENQMIFQTYLSPILKSDQKRFARSEAHPNGLKNINLDIFKNVKGCTLLEASVTDLINPKEGSALTQYFRSLSALDFRNRDPPEISDISFGSHKE